Proteins encoded within one genomic window of Gallus gallus isolate bGalGal1 chromosome 1, bGalGal1.mat.broiler.GRCg7b, whole genome shotgun sequence:
- the CLDN14 gene encoding claudin-14 has product MASTAVQLLGFSLGLLGLIGTLIATILPHWWRTAHVGTNIITAVAYMKGLWMECVWHSTGVYQCQVHRSQLALPPDLQAARAMMVISCILSVLACVIAVIGMKCTRCAKGTSAKASIAVSGGIVFILAGLTCLVPVSWTTNDVVTDFYNPLLPQGMKYEIGQALYLGFVSASLTILGGALLCTSGQCGTDQGPRQPRPCSTRTAPSCRPPTAYKGNHASSLTSASHSGYRLNDYV; this is encoded by the coding sequence ATGGCAAGCACGGCCGTTCAGTTACTTGGCTTCTCTCTTGGTCTGCTCGGCCTAATTGGGACATTAATTGCTACTATTCTGCCGCACTGGTGGCGAACGGCGCATGTGGGCACCAATATTATAACAGCTGTGGCGTACATGAAAGGGCTCTGGATGGAGTGCGTCTGGCACAGCACCGGCGTCTACCAGTGCCAAGTGCACCGCTCGCAGCTTGCGCTGCCGCCTGACCTCCAGGCAGCCCGTGCCATGATGGTAATTTCCTGCATCCTTTCTGTGCTGGCATGCGTGATCGCCGTCATCGGTATGAAGTGCACGCGCTGCGCCAAAGGGACCTCTGCCAAAGCCTCCATCGCGGTCTCTGGAGGGATTGTTTTCATCCTGGCCGGTCTCACATGCCTGGTACCCGTTTCCTGGACCACTAACGATGTCGTTACAGATTTCTACAACCCGCTGCTTCCTCAGGGGATGAAGTACGAGATAGGCCAAGCTCTGTACCTGGGCTTTGTCTCCGCATCGCTGACCATCCTCGGCggtgccctgctctgcacctcAGGTCAGTGCGGCACAGACCAGGGCCCACGGCAGCCAcggccctgcagcaccaggacGGCTCCCTCCTGCAGACCACCAACTGCCTACAAGGGAAACCACGCTTCTTCCCTGACATCTGCTTCCCATAGCGGCTACAGATTGAATGACTATGTGTGA